The Mercenaria mercenaria strain notata chromosome 1, MADL_Memer_1, whole genome shotgun sequence nucleotide sequence ATCGCAGAAAAGTAACCTCCCTTGGATACTCTTCAAAAAATACCTGTAATATTgctggattttgatgaaattttcaccACCTATGTAAGATGGCGAAAAATACACACGCCAAAATAAAACCACTACATTTTGGGTTAAAAGGGCAAAAATTTTCTGACACGAAAATATCCCAAGTACGGTATTATATATTGTCGTATTATCATTCAACAAACTCTTCAACTATAAAGTCtcttgaatatttttatataaaattatatacccATTATAATCTGCAATTCTTGATCCACAAGCTTCACAGTTGGGGTAAGGCGATAATTCTGTTCTTCTAACACCTTCTTTATGTAACCAACTTTCAAAAAAGGGTATGTATTCTTCATATAAATCAATGAGTGGTCCTTGTAATTTTGGCTCAAAATTCGAGATGTGTCATTAAAATATTCCACTGGTGTTGGGAACTTTTTCAGGAATGTTTTCATATCAAATTCcattttagttattttattttttaactcttctttcttttctttttcctgAATATCTTTTAATTTAGGATAATTTTTGTGTTCAAAGAGATCAGCAGCAATATGTTGGACTCTGTCTTTGTCTTCCGACATTGATTCCAATTTCTGATATAAAAAATTAGGATCGCAATCCCtgaatatttctttcaattcttttaaatctGCCTGAAATTTATCTACTGCTGTGAGTGGCGCTTTACCTCTGTCAAGATCATCAAAAGAAGAAGCTGTGGGCAATGGTAGGGATTCCTGACTATCAGACTTGGCAAGTTCATCAATAACTATCTGAACTCTGTTTGGTTTGTCATAATGTGCTTCCAAGAAAGCatatatttcatttggatctttATCTCGTAACACCTTGcgtaaagttttcaaatctttatATAATGGATTGTTCCTGAATGCAGGATCATTGAAAGGATCATTTCCTTTTACAGTGTCTGAgttttctaaaacagaagatgTATCTGATTTATCTGAAGATATTTCAGATGCACTTCTTGATGGAAGATCATCCGCAGGTGTTAACTTGGCTAAAACTTTTTCCACCCTATTTTCACTATCGTTTAACTGCTCTAAAAGGTCAAACACATTATTAGGGTCTGCATTTGGTCTTACAACAAGAACTTCCGCAACTTCTCTAAATATTCCTTCATCATCTGAGCTATCAGAAACAACACTGCTGGCTGATGCATTGatgttttcacttttttcaagaatttcgtTTGTTACAACATCTACCCTATTTTTAGCTTTCCTGTTTCTCAAAATGTGTTCATAAATTTTCTCCACATCAGTACCTTGTATTATACCACTTATAAGCTCTGCATCTTTTTGAACAGATACAATCTTATCTAAAGATGTCTTGGTAACTGCTggcttttcttcttcttcttttatatCACTCACAATATCTGGTGTATATTCCTCTGTTTCTACTCTTTGTAGCTTAGCTATTGTTTCACCATCAACCTCTCCATTTGGATTTTCATTCTTGGTCCCTTCTTTAAGCGTATCTTCCTGATCAAACTCAAAACCATCTGAATCCTCTATACTGTATTCCTGGGTACCATCCACATTCACACCATTCTGGTGCAAAAATGATTCATCATTTTCCAAACTTTCAGATGATTCCTTTAATTTTTTCCTCTCTGTCTCATCACTGTTGTCCTCAGAACTTTTCCTTTTAGATAATGACATCTTTTATGTTTGATTTGTTATTTTGAAGTCATGATCTTGATTTCATCatatctgtaaaaaaaacaagataacaGATCTACTAGACTGCAGAAAGAACACTAATCAATCAGAGCAAGAACTGGGTGTGAGGTGCTTCAAACTACATGGTTTTCTACCAGAAAACTGATAAGATGACGCAGGGtggtgggggtgaccgggtgtgggtacacaacttcacattaataaatgttcatggaaaaaaatgaaaagtttaagaAATTCAGGGCTCACGCtgtcattttttcattttggcgacAGGAACTGGCGATTATCTTATTTAATAGCTACGTAAATAATTATGCCCTCGATcagttaaaatttcattttttactgaccattatcaagatttccctgacaattcacttttcaaggtaagtggcaaccctggTACAGTAAGAGAATTTGACAAAtggcatactgcaaaatatagatacattaaatAATTCCACTATGTTCTTAAAGGATGTGAAATAAATGTCAATTTGCCTGTAGGTAAGCATTTCATTTACCAGGTGTTGCCAAGCGTGTGACTGCTTTAGGATCACATGGTTGTGCCAGGGATGGTTGTTTAACAAGATTCATATCCCTATCACTGcagcaaaagaaaatatttctgtattaatAAAGATGCAAACCAAATACAGGACGCTCATTTGACCcaaggtcccgggttttgacgcATGAAAATTCCCAAAGATTCTTGTCTGACTTGAAGCAAATATGGTCCAAATGTCAACTTTGACCCGGGGCAATTTTTGGTCACGCATCAACAGATATCAAAGTCTGTGTATTCCACAAAAGAAGGTTGATTGAGAAGTGAAAACTGATAAATGGGCGTGACTGATTGAATATGACTCAGCGATTTTCAGCCACATGTCCTATCAATTTTCAGCCACATGTCAATAATTATTGCAGTCCGTGTAGGATGTCGATTGTGAAGTAAAGCTTGATAAATGCGTGACCGATTCGATCATTACGCCATTTTAACACGCCTCCCTGCCAATCAGTGAATC carries:
- the LOC123531081 gene encoding uncharacterized protein LOC123531081, producing MSLSKRKSSEDNSDETERKKLKESSESLENDESFLHQNGVNVDGTQEYSIEDSDGFEFDQEDTLKEGTKNENPNGEVDGETIAKLQRVETEEYTPDIVSDIKEEEEKPAVTKTSLDKIVSVQKDAELISGIIQGTDVEKIYEHILRNRKAKNRVDVVTNEILEKSENINASASSVVSDSSDDEGIFREVAEVLVVRPNADPNNVFDLLEQLNDSENRVEKVLAKLTPADDLPSRSASEISSDKSDTSSVLENSDTVKGNDPFNDPAFRNNPLYKDLKTLRKVLRDKDPNEIYAFLEAHYDKPNRVQIVIDELAKSDSQESLPLPTASSFDDLDRGKAPLTAVDKFQADLKELKEIFRDCDPNFLYQKLESMSEDKDRVQHIAADLFEHKNYPKLKDIQEKEKKEELKNKITKMEFDMKTFLKKFPTPVEYFNDTSRILSQNYKDHSLIYMKNTYPFLKVGYIKKVLEEQNYRLTPTVKLVDQELQIIMGRPSKKKRATPRDEQLEYPENPDEPFFQEVMFCRHRQQIKEYVNEQTRLRNLKVDTARKRGELLECGCCFDDECLFEEMAACADGHIFCKECIRRSSEAAVGEGKTKFQCLTGTCELEFPLTVLQELLPATTFSLALRKMQEEELRLADIPDLVSCPFCSFATIIPNEEDKVFKCLNPECLKESCRLCKEPNHIPLRCNEVEKQGATNMRTYIETKVSEAMLRICPRCKKRFYKLAGCNKMTCTCGTTMCYVCRKPNIDYEHFDSGSCSIDSDVNALHDHEMTEAANKAKEEYLRDHPDQDPDLDTDALINKLKGAWEGEREDGYGDEEDDYDDEW